The following coding sequences lie in one Notolabrus celidotus isolate fNotCel1 chromosome 6, fNotCel1.pri, whole genome shotgun sequence genomic window:
- the LOC117814651 gene encoding trichohyalin-like codes for MFAKQNSSLIAQMELVKSFMKLTPEDRKKEVRRRMYEELRAVEIERRERAMIQLKMEREEREEQEERVRRQREKYLDERKIQEAKQREEEERKANELKALQKAGQEKLKQEKLRWKKVMQVEEPSKRPRYTTCALKEEQQESQEEAELYRSQRGRDRASHDRLTSDLKAPKHQGKKKTLMNNWVGEPKTDSKPVREKPDPVNSTIAAKKAPQSEEKTDKQSLKPKEPKQWLPDILKVQYWMGRYQDHKEKKDEKKKQKAEEQYARWTAFKASRASHAFRQNDSYTGGFAANRNSILKSVF; via the exons ATGTTTGCAAAACAAAATAGTTCCCTCATCGCCCAAATGGAGCTTGTTAAGAGCTTCATGAAACTGACTCCAGAGGACAGGAAGAAGGAGGTCAGGAGAAGGATGTATGAGGAGCTGAGAGCTGTGGAGATAGAGCGCAGAGAGCGTGCCATGATCCAGCTCAAGatggaaagagaggaaagagaagaacaggaagaaagagtgagaagacagagagagaagtatCTGGACGAGAGGAAGATACAGGAGgccaaacagagagaggaggaggagagaaaggccAATGAACTGAAGGCCCTGCAGAAAGCAGGACAAGAGAAGCTGAAGCAAGAGAAGCTTCGCTGGAAAAAAGTGATGCAGGTGGAGGAGCCAAGCAAAAGGCCCAGGTACACAACCTGTGCTCTgaaagaggagcagcaggagagtcAGGAGGAGGCTGAGCTTTACCGCTCACAGAGGGGGAGAGACAGAGCCAGCCATGATcgcctgacctctgacctgaaGGCTCCCAAACATCAGGGTAAAAAGAAAACCCTGATGAATAACTGGGTTGGAGAGCCAAAGACAGACAGCAAGCCTGTCAGAGAGAAGCCCGACCCAGTCAACTCCACCATTGCTGCAAAGAAGGCCCCGCAGTCTGAAG aaaaaacagacaagCAATCACTCAAACCCAAAGAGCCCAAGCAGTGGCTGCCAGACATACTGAAGGTCCAGTACTGGATGGGCAGATACCAGGACCATAAAGAGAAAaaggatgagaagaagaagcagaaggcTGAGGAGCAGTATGCTCGATGGACTGCCTTCAAGGCGAGCAGAGCCAGCCATGCTTTCCGGCAGAATGACTCTTACACTGGAGGATTtgctgcaaacagaaacagcatccttaaatctgtattttaa
- the LOC117813873 gene encoding tyrosine-protein phosphatase non-receptor type 5-like, whose amino-acid sequence MTRRLSSSTRSHTEDSIFLRPDEDPVWLDEPTKTEKIRERNPKKDLFPNCKAGPPGGQKPQGEVVFMHKVYALVVEIHCWAALFVVSQVTGYWVFFVVEGNGPLSSIYKALQAIDFYLSFILPCHPIFGMDSTVLMREVLDTTQHNWIVNGTAGVGVAICVIMVVHMVWKWRYGTSLWSSETVLHDVGDRRQSVSRQPSFTLSEWTDAQEDLLDLDPVPQTPVFDIGTDIRAEGDAVTLTVTPVGLQERRGSNVSLTLDMCTPGCTEPYGYGAQLSPRDQTAKEYLRQGTHNLTPAMLHTRAMDDENLQAEFYETPMNFVDPKEYNYPGLVRKNRYKTILPNTHSRVILQSLDEEDFLTTYINANYLKGYGDEERAYIATQGPTVNTVGDFWRMVWQEKCPIIVMITNLEEKNEKCAEYWPEDTVTHEGIEITVVSVTQEDDYSLRVFTLKCEGEERSLQQYWYTSWPDQKTPDKAPPLLELVQEVERAREEAPPSSGPTIVHCSAGIGRTGCFIATSILCKQLRTEGVVDILRTTCQLRLDRGGMIQTSEQYQFVHHVLSLYEKQLSHTAEE is encoded by the exons ATGACCCGCCGATTGAGCAGCTCGACCCGTTCCCATACTGAGGACTCCATCTTCCTGAGGCCTGACGAGGACCCCGTCTGGCTGGACGAgccaacaaagacagaaaaaattcGTGAGAGAAACCCTAAAAAAGACCTATTCCCAAACTGCAAAGCTGGACCTCCAGGAGGCCAAAAGCCACAGGGGGAAGTGGTGTTCATGCACAAAGTGTACGCGCTGGTAGTGGAAATCCACTGCTGGGCCGCACTGTTTGTTGTCTCTCAAGTCACG ggGTACTGGGTATTTTTTGTGGTGGAGGGAAATGGACCGCTCTCCTCCATCTACAAAGCCCTGCAGGCCATCGATTTCTATCTGAGCTTCATCTTGCCTTGTCACCCAATTTTTGGAATGGAT TCCACGGTGTTGATGAGGGAGGTGTTGGACACCACGCAGCACAACTGGATCGTCAATGGGACTGCAGGCGTTGGTGTGGCCATCTGTGTTATCATG GTTGTCCACATGGTCTGGAAATGGCGTTACGGAACCAGTTTATGGTCATCAGAAACAGTTTTGCATGATGTTGGTGATCGGCGTCAGTCTGTGAGCCGCCAGCCCTCCTTCACCCTCTCAGAGTGGACTGATGCTCAGGAGGACCTGCTGGACCTGGACCCTGTTCCCCAGACGCCGGTCTTTGACATAGGCACTGACATCAGGGCAGAGGGAGACGCTGTAACCCTCACTGTCACACCTGTGGGGCTTCAGGAGAG GAGGGGCTCTAACGTCTCACTGACTTTGGACATGTGCACACCGGGCTGCACTGAGCCCTACGGCTATGGAGCTCAGCTATCCCCCCGAGACCAGACGGCCAAGGAGTACCTCCGGCAGGGAACACACAACCTGACCCCAGCCATGTTACACACACGGGCCATGGACGACGAGAACCTGCAGGCTGAGTTTTAT GAAACTCCCATGAACTTTGTAGACCCTAAGGAGTACAACTACCCCGGGCTGGTGAGAAAGAACCGCTACAAAACCATCTTACCCA acacacacagcagagtgatCTTACAGTCGCTGGATGAAGAGGATTTCCTCACTACCTACATCAATGCTAATTATCTCAAA ggcTATGGGGATGAGGAGCGAGCATACATCGCCACCCAGGGTCCCACTGTGAATACTGTGGGCGACTTCTGGAGAATGGTGTGGCAGGAGAAGTGCCCGATCATAGTGATGATCACCAACCTAGAAGAGAAAAATGAG AAATGTGCAGAGTACTGGCCTGAGGACACTGTAACCCATGAGGGCATCGAAATCACTGTCGTCTCTGTAACCCAGGAGGATGACTACAGTCTAAGGGTGTTTACTTTGAAG TGTGAGGGAGAAGAGCGCAGTCTGCAGCAGTACTGGTACACCTCGTGGCCAGATCAGAAGACTCCAGACAAAGCTCCACCTCTCCTGGAGCTGGTGCAGGAAGTGGAGAGGGCGCGAGAGGAAGCCCCGCCCTCCAGTGGTCCTACTATTGTCCACTGCAG TGCTGGAATTGGTCGAACCGGCTGCTTTATTGCCACCTCCATCCTGTGCAAGCAGCTGAGGACTGAGGGCGTGGTTGACATCCTGAGAACCACCTGCCAGCTCCGTCTGGACAG GGGTGGGATGATCCAGACAAGTGAGCAGTACCAGTTTGTGCATCATGTCCTCAGCCTGTACGAGAAGCAGCTGTCTCACACTGCTGAGGAGTAG